The following are encoded in a window of Salinigranum halophilum genomic DNA:
- the guaB gene encoding IMP dehydrogenase yields the protein MAKDADSGLFSEKLRVPEALTFDDVLLRPMESRVEPDDADVSTRVSRNVTLNIPVLSAAMDTVTEAGMAIGMARNGGLGVLHRNMTVEETAAQVEAVKRADELFIRREDVVTASPTQTVREVDEMMERAGVSGAPVVDEDDTVLGIISGTDIRPFLEVGESDQVTEAMTDEVITATKDVTAREALELMYDHKIERVPIVDGSDHLVGLVTMQGILQRREHEEAARDSEGRLRVGVAVGPFEEERAVAADDAGADVLFIDCAHAHNLNVLDAARAIKEEVDADVVVGNIGTKEAAEACVDFADGLKVGIGPGSICTTRVVTGAGMPQITAVAEVADVAAPEGVPVIADGGIRYSGDAIKAVAAGADAVMLGSYFAGTEEAPGRVITMNGKKYKQYRGMGSVGAMRSGGGDRYLKDADEDEEFVPEGVEAATPYKGTLASELHQLVGGMKSGMGYVGAETLPGFKERARLVRISAAGQTEGHPHDVMITDEAPNYSPDQ from the coding sequence ATGGCGAAGGACGCTGACTCAGGTCTGTTCTCGGAGAAACTCCGCGTGCCGGAGGCGTTGACGTTCGACGACGTCCTCCTCCGACCGATGGAGTCGCGGGTCGAACCGGACGACGCCGACGTGTCGACGCGCGTCTCGCGGAACGTCACACTCAACATCCCGGTGCTGTCGGCGGCGATGGACACCGTCACCGAGGCCGGAATGGCCATCGGGATGGCCCGCAACGGCGGACTCGGCGTGCTCCACCGTAACATGACCGTCGAAGAGACGGCCGCACAGGTCGAGGCAGTCAAGCGTGCCGACGAACTGTTCATCCGTCGCGAGGACGTCGTCACCGCGTCGCCCACCCAGACCGTCCGCGAGGTGGACGAGATGATGGAGCGCGCGGGCGTCTCCGGCGCGCCCGTCGTCGACGAGGACGACACCGTCTTGGGTATCATCTCCGGGACGGACATCCGGCCGTTCCTCGAAGTCGGCGAGTCCGACCAGGTGACCGAGGCGATGACGGACGAGGTCATCACGGCGACGAAGGACGTCACGGCGCGCGAGGCGCTCGAACTCATGTACGACCACAAAATCGAGCGCGTCCCCATCGTCGACGGGTCGGACCACCTCGTCGGGCTGGTCACGATGCAGGGCATCCTCCAGCGCCGCGAGCACGAGGAGGCCGCCCGCGACAGCGAGGGCCGGCTCAGAGTCGGGGTCGCCGTCGGCCCCTTCGAGGAGGAGCGCGCCGTCGCCGCCGACGATGCCGGTGCGGACGTGCTGTTCATCGACTGCGCACACGCGCACAACCTCAACGTGCTCGACGCCGCGCGAGCCATCAAAGAGGAGGTCGACGCGGACGTCGTCGTCGGCAACATCGGCACCAAGGAGGCCGCCGAGGCCTGTGTCGACTTCGCCGACGGCCTGAAGGTCGGCATCGGTCCCGGCTCCATCTGTACGACGCGTGTCGTCACCGGCGCGGGGATGCCGCAGATCACGGCCGTCGCCGAGGTGGCCGACGTCGCCGCCCCGGAGGGCGTCCCGGTCATCGCCGACGGCGGCATCCGCTACTCGGGCGACGCCATCAAGGCCGTCGCCGCCGGTGCCGACGCCGTCATGCTCGGCTCGTACTTCGCCGGGACGGAGGAAGCTCCTGGTAGGGTCATCACGATGAACGGGAAGAAGTACAAGCAGTACCGAGGGATGGGCTCCGTCGGCGCGATGCGCTCCGGCGGCGGCGACCGGTATCTGAAAGACGCCGACGAGGACGAGGAGTTCGTCCCCGAGGGGGTCGAGGCCGCGACGCCGTACAAGGGGACGCTCGCCTCCGAACTCCACCAGCTCGTCGGCGGCATGAAGTCCGGGATGGGCTACGTCGGTGCCGAGACGCTTCCCGGCTTCAAAGAACGCGCCCGACTCGTCCGCATCTCCGCGGCCGGCCAGACGGAGGGCCACCCGCACGACGTGATGATTACGGACGAGGCACCGAACTACAGCCCCGACCAGTAG
- a CDS encoding DUF5794 domain-containing protein has protein sequence MSVSRHPVALSIEQQVGKSTRLLATVMALPLIDGIFPALVLAGALTYPFGILETGLLVFGGSATVAVILAEMDDSPREIVPAILLLGLVLVPVAALEAALAPTIESMLDMATFQRFAGLVIVAVAAKTASATVGEYLPRPAVIIGLGLVASFQPTGLDVALTTDPVLIAKAAATAGVGVAFALAVALAGPQLRGAVDIDRFRFGSSVALGMLALSVLELMPTEAPVALGVLVVTAVFSFDPDAAAAPATADESNDDADDVEPAVEADSTGESDPAAPASGVPTVADGGDDSDGDAYRYPRSEDSRLPWL, from the coding sequence ATGAGTGTCTCTCGTCACCCGGTCGCGCTCAGCATCGAGCAGCAGGTAGGCAAGTCGACCCGCCTGCTCGCGACGGTGATGGCGCTCCCGCTCATCGACGGCATCTTCCCCGCGCTAGTCCTCGCTGGCGCGCTCACCTACCCGTTCGGCATCCTCGAGACCGGACTGCTCGTCTTCGGCGGCTCCGCGACCGTCGCGGTCATCCTCGCGGAGATGGACGACTCCCCGCGGGAGATCGTCCCCGCGATCCTCCTCTTGGGACTCGTGCTCGTCCCCGTGGCGGCGCTGGAGGCCGCGCTCGCGCCCACTATCGAGAGCATGCTCGACATGGCGACGTTCCAACGCTTCGCCGGCCTTGTCATCGTCGCCGTCGCCGCGAAGACCGCCTCCGCAACCGTCGGCGAGTACCTCCCGCGCCCGGCGGTCATCATCGGTCTCGGGCTAGTCGCCAGCTTCCAGCCGACGGGCCTCGACGTCGCGCTCACCACCGACCCGGTCCTCATCGCGAAGGCCGCGGCGACCGCGGGCGTCGGTGTCGCGTTCGCCCTCGCCGTCGCTCTCGCGGGCCCCCAGCTCAGAGGGGCCGTCGACATCGACCGCTTCCGCTTCGGCTCCTCGGTGGCGCTGGGCATGCTCGCGCTCTCCGTCCTCGAACTCATGCCGACCGAGGCACCCGTCGCCCTCGGCGTGCTCGTCGTGACGGCGGTGTTCTCGTTCGACCCCGACGCGGCCGCCGCCCCGGCCACCGCGGACGAGAGCAACGACGACGCGGACGACGTCGAACCGGCCGTCGAGGCCGACTCGACCGGCGAATCCGACCCCGCCGCACCCGCGTCGGGCGTCCCCACCGTGGCCGACGGCGGCGACGACTCCGACGGCGACGCCTACCGCTACCCCCGCAGCGAGGATTCGCGGCTCCCCTGGCTGTGA
- a CDS encoding secondary thiamine-phosphate synthase enzyme YjbQ, with the protein MPRLTVSTDARLTVLDVTDRVREALADEDTEGEQVCTVFVDHTTAGVVVNEAESRLLGDVESFLGRVVPDEGWDHDELDGNADSHLRALLLGNSAQVPVVDGDLALGRWQSVLLVECDGPRERTLRVVV; encoded by the coding sequence ATGCCCCGACTCACCGTCTCGACCGACGCGCGACTGACAGTCCTCGACGTCACCGACCGGGTGCGCGAGGCGCTCGCCGACGAGGACACCGAGGGCGAACAGGTCTGTACCGTCTTCGTCGACCACACCACTGCCGGGGTCGTCGTCAACGAGGCCGAGTCCAGACTGCTCGGCGACGTCGAGTCGTTCCTGGGACGGGTCGTCCCCGACGAGGGGTGGGACCACGACGAACTCGACGGGAACGCCGACTCGCACCTCCGCGCGCTCCTCCTCGGCAACAGTGCGCAGGTTCCCGTCGTCGACGGCGACCTCGCGCTCGGGCGCTGGCAGTCGGTGCTGCTCGTCGAGTGCGACGGGCCGCGCGAACGGACACTCCGTGTCGTCGTCTGA
- a CDS encoding DUF5795 family protein, translating into MSNRVVQGRMVTPDKLAELIEGARPMETDGIEDADRDCPECGENVISVGYMPSVTEFVTGYKCQECDWSETERQ; encoded by the coding sequence ATGAGCAACCGCGTCGTGCAGGGACGGATGGTGACGCCCGACAAACTCGCCGAACTCATCGAGGGGGCCCGGCCGATGGAGACCGACGGTATCGAGGACGCCGACCGCGACTGTCCCGAGTGCGGGGAGAACGTCATCTCGGTGGGCTACATGCCGTCGGTCACCGAGTTCGTCACGGGCTACAAGTGCCAAGAGTGCGACTGGAGCGAGACGGAGCGACAGTAA
- a CDS encoding right-handed parallel beta-helix repeat-containing protein, which translates to MTRSRLPSSRPSRRRFLAAVGSTAVAGLLAGCGDQRGSQQAQSTPATTTESTPTATATPTPNGLAGTYFVDPVNGDDEFAGNSPETAFASLQPLTTNGRVTLRPGDVIKLRATAPIVIEDNVDFYLVKGTRENPIVIEPYGDGRPVIDASEVGGSAIRMEGAQYMTLRGFELENAGNDGIQVPGAANGNQQAMGCVFEDLEIHHYGQGESTEGNGIGFYRDSYDHVVRDVVCHHGSVDDNSDGFYIGGQNRRFSGGHRFVRCVAYRNADDGFDFFRCDPERPSTLVDCVAFGNGRDGEGATGDGNGFKMGGGWRTGGNHVVRARAFDNDAIGFDCNGASAANTFDNCTAYGNGTYGFEFTGDTDPDHVVRNCIAFENSEGPANLLYNARSEANTWDLEIDDPRFASVVPDDSRFLHLTAGSPCIDAGVDVGVSFVGAAPDLGAFEFES; encoded by the coding sequence ATGACCCGGTCCCGACTCCCCTCTTCTCGGCCCTCCCGTCGGCGGTTCCTCGCGGCGGTCGGAAGCACCGCAGTCGCAGGGCTCCTCGCCGGCTGTGGGGACCAGCGCGGAAGCCAGCAAGCGCAGTCAACCCCGGCAACGACGACCGAATCCACGCCGACGGCGACGGCGACGCCGACACCGAACGGCCTCGCCGGAACGTACTTCGTCGACCCCGTGAACGGCGACGACGAGTTCGCCGGGAACAGTCCAGAGACGGCCTTCGCCAGCCTCCAGCCGCTGACCACCAACGGTCGCGTCACTCTGCGGCCGGGAGACGTCATCAAGCTCCGGGCGACGGCACCCATCGTCATCGAGGACAACGTCGACTTCTACCTCGTGAAGGGGACGCGCGAGAACCCCATCGTCATCGAACCGTACGGCGACGGCCGGCCGGTCATCGACGCGAGCGAGGTCGGCGGCTCGGCCATCCGCATGGAGGGCGCACAGTACATGACGCTCCGCGGCTTCGAACTCGAGAACGCCGGGAACGACGGTATCCAGGTCCCGGGGGCGGCGAACGGCAATCAGCAGGCCATGGGCTGTGTCTTCGAGGACCTCGAGATTCACCACTACGGACAGGGTGAGAGCACTGAGGGGAACGGTATCGGCTTCTACCGCGACTCGTACGACCACGTCGTTCGCGACGTCGTCTGCCACCACGGGTCGGTCGACGACAACTCCGACGGCTTCTACATCGGCGGGCAGAACCGCCGGTTCAGCGGTGGCCACCGGTTCGTGCGCTGCGTCGCGTACCGCAACGCCGACGACGGCTTCGACTTCTTCCGCTGTGACCCCGAGCGTCCGAGCACACTCGTCGACTGCGTCGCCTTCGGCAACGGGCGCGACGGTGAGGGGGCGACCGGCGACGGCAACGGCTTCAAGATGGGTGGCGGGTGGCGGACCGGCGGTAACCACGTCGTCCGCGCGCGGGCGTTCGACAACGACGCCATCGGCTTCGACTGCAACGGGGCGAGCGCCGCGAACACCTTCGACAACTGCACCGCATACGGCAACGGCACCTACGGGTTCGAGTTCACCGGCGACACGGACCCGGACCACGTCGTCCGCAACTGTATCGCGTTCGAGAACAGTGAGGGGCCGGCGAACCTCCTCTACAACGCCCGGTCGGAGGCGAACACCTGGGACCTCGAGATAGACGACCCGCGGTTCGCGAGCGTCGTCCCCGACGACTCGCGGTTCCTCCATCTCACTGCCGGCTCACCCTGTATCGACGCCGGTGTCGACGTCGGCGTGTCGTTCGTCGGGGCGGCTCCGGACCTCGGGGCCTTCGAGTTCGAGTCCTAA
- a CDS encoding GTP cyclohydrolase III: protein MTNTQLTLIQIDNYGPWTVTPEPRREMDLQTMQSRLFADLANFIGARDGYVFFTRFDNMVAVTNGLDLDDHALLQESVRNRYPVTVSLGVGVDESPAVALERATGLVQQVGSAQDGDRRQVLRGTPLPDADRTETDVHIAHFDVNDATGKYTDQLNEFDSFIQIEQGYAAVMRYMREEHGALSFFVGGDNIIAVCPALTAAQYQNAITHVEDSVGVELKVGVGAGSNAHDAGFAAKHALETCRHDGTAVEFGSRAEPAEIESD, encoded by the coding sequence GTGACGAACACGCAGCTCACTCTCATCCAAATCGACAACTACGGCCCGTGGACGGTCACCCCCGAACCACGCCGTGAGATGGACCTCCAGACCATGCAGTCGCGGCTCTTCGCCGACCTCGCGAACTTCATCGGCGCGCGAGACGGCTACGTCTTCTTCACCCGGTTCGACAACATGGTCGCCGTCACCAACGGGCTCGATCTCGACGACCACGCCCTCCTCCAGGAATCGGTCCGTAACCGCTACCCGGTGACGGTGAGTCTCGGTGTCGGCGTCGACGAGTCGCCCGCCGTCGCGCTCGAGCGTGCGACGGGACTGGTCCAGCAGGTCGGAAGTGCACAGGACGGCGACCGCCGACAGGTGCTCCGGGGGACCCCCCTCCCCGACGCGGACCGGACAGAGACGGACGTCCACATCGCCCACTTCGACGTCAACGACGCCACCGGCAAGTACACCGACCAGCTCAACGAGTTCGACTCGTTCATCCAGATCGAACAGGGGTACGCCGCCGTGATGCGCTACATGCGCGAGGAACACGGCGCGCTCTCGTTTTTCGTCGGCGGCGACAACATCATCGCGGTCTGTCCGGCGCTCACCGCCGCGCAGTACCAGAACGCCATCACACACGTCGAAGACAGCGTCGGTGTCGAACTGAAGGTCGGCGTCGGTGCCGGCTCGAACGCCCACGACGCGGGCTTCGCTGCGAAGCACGCGCTGGAGACGTGTCGACACGACGGCACGGCGGTCGAGTTCGGCAGCCGGGCCGAACCCGCCGAAATCGAGTCCGATTAG
- a CDS encoding HAD-IIA family hydrolase yields the protein MLNGVILDVDGTVVRGDEALPGARAGLDLLEERGLRRLFVSNNPTKPAAAYEERFARAGFDVAAEEIVTAATVTTAYLDRHHAGADHFVVGEDGLRDILSAAGVSVTADPAEATVLVASIDRAFDYETLCTAMRVLADDSVAFVGTDPDMIIPAAEGDIPGSGAVIHAIAGVAGRDPDIVLGKPSAPARELVEARLGVDPRECLVVGDRLDTDIAFGAAAGMTTALVRTGVTDDATLATSDVEPDYVLDSLADLDAVDALS from the coding sequence ATGCTCAACGGGGTCATCCTCGACGTCGACGGGACTGTCGTGCGCGGCGACGAAGCCTTACCGGGCGCGCGTGCGGGGCTCGACCTGCTCGAAGAGCGGGGACTGCGTCGGCTGTTCGTCTCGAACAACCCGACGAAGCCCGCCGCCGCGTACGAGGAGCGCTTCGCCCGCGCGGGCTTCGACGTCGCCGCCGAGGAGATCGTCACCGCCGCGACGGTCACCACCGCGTACCTCGACAGACACCACGCCGGGGCGGACCACTTCGTCGTCGGCGAGGACGGCCTGCGGGACATCCTCTCGGCGGCGGGCGTCTCCGTCACGGCAGACCCGGCGGAGGCGACAGTCCTCGTGGCCTCTATCGACCGCGCCTTCGACTACGAAACGCTCTGTACGGCGATGCGCGTCCTCGCGGACGACTCGGTCGCGTTCGTCGGCACCGACCCCGACATGATTATCCCGGCCGCGGAGGGCGACATCCCCGGCTCCGGTGCGGTCATCCACGCCATCGCCGGTGTCGCCGGCCGCGACCCCGATATCGTCCTCGGAAAGCCCTCCGCGCCCGCCAGAGAACTCGTCGAGGCGCGCCTCGGGGTCGACCCCCGCGAGTGTCTGGTCGTCGGCGACCGCCTCGACACCGACATCGCCTTCGGCGCCGCAGCGGGGATGACGACGGCGCTCGTCCGGACCGGCGTCACCGACGACGCGACGCTCGCGACGTCGGACGTCGAACCCGACTACGTCCTCGATTCGCTCGCCGACCTCGACGCGGTCGACGCGCTGTCCTGA
- a CDS encoding OsmC family protein, producing MGDIQTHTLSTDGFATKSQVGDYTLDIDATNETGPNPNEVLVADYAACFLPAFRVGAQQVGHDDLGKVQIDAEADLDDGDDLSAIRFDIYVEADLDDETLADITERAEGICHVHTALRDDLAAEITVHGGADIQG from the coding sequence ATGGGAGATATCCAGACGCACACGCTCAGCACGGACGGCTTCGCCACGAAGAGCCAGGTCGGCGACTACACCCTCGACATCGACGCGACCAACGAGACCGGTCCGAACCCGAACGAGGTACTCGTCGCGGACTACGCGGCCTGCTTCCTGCCGGCGTTCCGCGTCGGGGCCCAGCAGGTCGGTCACGACGACCTCGGCAAGGTCCAGATCGACGCGGAGGCCGACCTCGACGACGGCGACGACCTCTCGGCCATCCGGTTCGACATCTACGTCGAGGCGGACCTCGACGACGAGACACTCGCGGACATCACCGAGCGCGCGGAGGGCATCTGTCACGTCCACACCGCGCTCCGCGATGACCTCGCCGCGGAGATCACGGTCCACGGCGGCGCGGACATCCAGGGCTAG
- a CDS encoding OsmC family protein, protein MPTRSSDATWQGDLKNGEGQLSLGSGAYEGSYSFLSRFEDGEGTNPEELIAAAHAGCYAMALSNDLASDGHEPERVDATANVHLDMETLTIDTIELVVEASVPGIDEATFMEYAEGAKENCPVSRVLAGAEISLDATLV, encoded by the coding sequence ATGCCAACTCGAAGCTCTGACGCGACGTGGCAAGGGGACCTGAAGAACGGCGAGGGACAGCTGTCGCTCGGCAGCGGCGCCTACGAGGGGTCGTACTCGTTCCTCTCGCGGTTCGAAGACGGCGAGGGAACGAACCCCGAGGAACTCATCGCGGCCGCCCACGCGGGCTGTTACGCGATGGCGCTGTCGAACGACCTCGCATCCGACGGCCACGAGCCGGAGCGGGTCGACGCGACAGCGAACGTCCACCTCGACATGGAGACACTCACCATCGACACCATCGAACTCGTCGTCGAGGCGTCGGTACCCGGTATCGACGAGGCGACGTTCATGGAGTACGCCGAGGGCGCAAAGGAGAACTGCCCCGTGTCGCGGGTACTCGCCGGGGCGGAGATCTCACTCGACGCGACGCTGGTCTGA
- a CDS encoding SRPBCC family protein: MVTVSSTAQVPAPPEEVFAFLDTPANHERISPSIASVHDVERLPEGGHRAGYTYRLFGVPLRGTVEAVVHDPPRRLGFVLRGGIDGEMDWRLREVDGGTRVTCEATFTVPGGPLATLFGPVVRVYNERELDETLARLRDGLEAT; encoded by the coding sequence ATGGTGACCGTCTCGTCGACAGCACAGGTGCCGGCACCCCCCGAGGAGGTGTTCGCCTTCCTCGACACCCCGGCGAACCACGAACGCATCTCGCCGAGCATCGCGTCCGTCCACGACGTCGAGCGCCTCCCGGAGGGAGGCCACCGCGCGGGGTACACGTATCGGCTGTTCGGCGTGCCGCTTCGCGGCACGGTCGAGGCCGTCGTCCACGACCCGCCGCGGCGACTCGGGTTCGTGCTTCGTGGGGGAATCGACGGCGAGATGGACTGGCGGCTCCGGGAGGTCGACGGCGGGACGCGCGTCACCTGCGAGGCGACGTTCACCGTCCCGGGTGGCCCGCTGGCGACGCTGTTCGGTCCCGTGGTTCGGGTGTACAACGAGCGGGAACTCGACGAGACACTCGCTCGGCTGCGTGACGGGCTCGAGGCGACGTGA
- a CDS encoding metal-dependent hydrolase, producing MELTWHGHSCWHVQVDDTSLLIDPFFDNPHTDTDPEELDPDYVLLTHGHADHIGDVDRYEGTTLVATPELVEYCRDEFGEYDAVGGMGMNLGGTVECGDAYVTMHRADHSNGIETSYGTSAGMPAGFVVSDTKPTQMSDEESTTFYHAGDTGLMTEMREIIGPYLEPDAAAVPIGDHFTMGPWQAAIAVDWLDVDHAFPMHYDTFPPIEVDTDEFVTEVAATGSDAEVHVLAGDETFEL from the coding sequence ATGGAACTCACCTGGCACGGACACTCCTGCTGGCACGTACAGGTCGACGACACGTCGCTGCTCATCGACCCGTTCTTCGACAACCCACACACCGACACGGACCCGGAGGAACTCGACCCCGACTACGTCCTCTTGACACACGGCCACGCCGACCACATCGGCGACGTCGACCGCTACGAGGGAACGACGCTCGTCGCGACGCCCGAACTGGTCGAGTACTGCCGCGACGAGTTCGGCGAGTACGACGCCGTCGGCGGGATGGGGATGAACCTCGGCGGGACCGTCGAGTGCGGCGACGCCTACGTGACGATGCACCGCGCGGACCACTCGAACGGCATCGAGACCTCCTACGGCACCTCCGCGGGGATGCCTGCCGGCTTCGTCGTCTCGGACACGAAGCCGACGCAGATGTCCGACGAGGAGTCGACGACGTTCTACCACGCCGGCGACACCGGCCTCATGACGGAGATGCGCGAGATTATCGGCCCGTACCTCGAACCCGACGCCGCCGCCGTTCCGATAGGAGACCACTTCACCATGGGGCCGTGGCAGGCAGCCATCGCCGTCGACTGGCTCGACGTCGACCACGCGTTTCCGATGCATTACGACACGTTCCCGCCCATCGAAGTCGACACCGACGAGTTCGTCACCGAGGTGGCTGCCACCGGGAGCGACGCCGAGGTGCACGTCCTCGCGGGCGACGAGACGTTCGAACTCTGA